A window from Dioscorea cayenensis subsp. rotundata cultivar TDr96_F1 chromosome 10, TDr96_F1_v2_PseudoChromosome.rev07_lg8_w22 25.fasta, whole genome shotgun sequence encodes these proteins:
- the LOC120270318 gene encoding uncharacterized protein LOC120270318 encodes MTVSKVCDALNVGDMEEDSSEDDDYLDDEDNDEDDAMSGDDGPDDNMTLNQYQVEARRESLVRKSSHTIDPSQKKGRMESVDPGVGVFWPGTPLPVFFVSFAFISLSCTSPLFTWCNNQSGIARRWARLDRCLVNLQWTNIFHTNNLKHLNRAFSDHSPLFLSSSSRSCSKKSLFRFENFWLDYTGCHDAVYDAWYHNPQGNPMHSFTHLLSRTRFKLTHWHRLGVNKLESCLLDTEANISRLEFSDLSPNSQSLLLDQYAKLAALQRQSSNKWAQRAHLDWVKSGDTNSKFFHSTTRLRSYFNSIAQVADLHGNIHSDQSSIEHVFLNFYKDLWSSGSDRSPNVFNSLPINLPHISDSQAIDLIREVTAKEVYDTILDLLSGKSPGPDGLNVEFFRNFWTEIVHSMDNDTKTPPRMLIKLDIEKAYDTLDWSAILAVLSKMNFPTTWISWIQACLTSSSFSLVINGNPSPWFTSSRGLRQDDPISSYLFILVSQILTSMLNFGLASNLIPGFSCNLSYNFNHSMYADDLILITSATRHAARNINLCLAKYYHLTGQQPNLVKSQVFFPHWCNKFIQKRICSILNLTSAFYPFKYLGILISPKKIVVAAFRPLIDKIKHTCNRWSNFHLSAAAKTILINSSLLSIPIYTLSVYPIPDSILSEITKVVRKFFWNRYGNGKGIHNVCWQIVNDGKAEEGLGVRNLSIAKHSLMAKHIFKYLNYDAAIWVDILLLKYGKINFWKDPAPAKCSWFFRGLFNSAVHIKSQCRLISINPSTTSLLWDPWCFDVPIAFKPTYVNVNAIADGDFLSFSNLIVDDQWNFANLSMLFGSNNVYNAVNSSSIDSASTNQWA; translated from the exons ATGACTGTGAGCAAAGTCTGTGATGCTCTCAATGTGGGTGACATGGAAGAGGACTCTAGTGAGGATGATGACTATTTGGATGACGAAgacaatgatgaagatgatgcgATGTCAGGAGATGATGGGCCTGATGACAATATGACTCTCAATCAATATCAAGTAGAAGCTAGAAGAGAATCACTAGTTAGAAAAAGCTCTCACACTATCGATCCCTCTCAGAAAAAGGGGAGAATGGAATCGGTTGATCCTGGAGTCG gggtaTTTTGGCCCGGGACACCTCTTCCCGTATTCTTCGTCTCATTCGCGTTTATAAGCCTCTCCTG TACTAGTCCCCTGTTCACTTGGTGCAATAATCAATCTGGTATAGCCCGTAGATGGGCTAGACTGGATCGATGTCTTGTTAACTTACAGTGGACCAATATTTTTCATACTAATAACCTTAAGCATCTTAACCGTGCGTTTTCTGACCACtctcctctttttctctcttcttcctcCCGTTCTTGTTCTAAGAAAAGCTTGTTTAGGTTTGAGAATTTCTGGTTAGATTATACGGGGTGCCACGATGCGGTTTATGATGCCTGGTATCATAACCCTCAGGGTAACCCTATGCACTCTTTTACTCACCTCCTTTCTCGCACCCGTTTTAAACTCACGCATTGGCATCGGCTCGGTGTCAATAAGCTTGAGTCTTGCTTGTTGGATACTGAAGCTAATATTAGTCGCCTAGAGTTTTCTGATCTATCTCCCAATTCCCAATCCCTACTTTTGGACCAATATGCTAAACTTGCTGCTCTTCAGCGTCAGTCTAGCAACAAATGGGCTCAACGGGCCCATTTAGATTGGGTCAAGAGTGGGGATACCAATTCTAAGTTTTTTCATTCTACCACTCGTCTTCGTTCGTACTTTAATTCCATTGCTCAGGTGGCGGATCTTCATGGTAACATTCACTCTGATCAATCAAGTATTGAGCATGTTTTCCTCAACTTTTATAAAGATCTCTGGTCCTCCGGCTCTGATCGTTCCCCTAATGTCTTCAACTCCCTTCCGATTAACCTCCCTCACATTTCTGACTCTCAGGCCATCGACCTTATTCGGGAGGTAACCGCTAAAGAAGTGTATGATACTATTCTTGACCTCCTTTCTGGTAAGTCCCCTGGTCCTGATGGCCTTAACGTTGAATTTTTTCGCAATTTTTGGACG GAGATTGTTCACTCTATGGATAATGACACCAAGACCCCCCCTAGGATGCTAATCAAGTTGGACATTGAGAAGGCTTATGATACTTTGgactggagtgcaattcttgccgtGCTTTCCAAAATGAATTTCCCTACAACTTGGATCTCTTGGATTCAGGCATGTCTCACTTCTAGCTCTTTCTCTCTGGTTATTAATGGTAACCCTTCCCCTTGGTTTACTTCTTCCCGTGGTCTTAGGCAAGATGACCCTATCTCTTCTTACCTTTTTATTTTGGTATCCCAGATCCTCACCTCTATGCTTAATTTTGGCCTCGCTAGTAATTTAATTCCAGGTTTCAGCTGTAACCTTTCCTATAATTTTAATCACTCAATGTATGCGGATGATCTCATCTTGATTACTTCGGCCACTCGACATGCAGCCCGTAACATCAACCTCTGTTTAGCTAAATATTATCACCTCACTGGACAACAGCCTAACTTAGTCAAGTCCCAAGTCTTTTTCCCTCACTGGTGTAACAAGTTCATTCAGAAAAGGATTTGTTCTATCCTTAACCTTACTTCAGCTTTCTACCCTTTTAAGTATCTTGGCATCTTAATCTCCCCTAAGAAAATTGTTGTCGCCGCTTTTAGACCTCTGATTGACAAAATTAAGCATACATGCAATAGGTGGTCCAACTTTCATCTCTCTGCTGCAGCTAAAACAATCTTGATCAACTCCAGTTTGCTTTCTATCCCCATTTACACTCTATCAGTTTATCCTATCCCTGACTCCATACTTTCCGAGATCACTAAAGTTGTTAGAAAATTCTTCTGGAACCGgtatggcaatggaaagggcatccataatgtgTGCTGGCAAATTGTTAATGATGGTAAGGCTGAGGAGGGGCTTGGTGTTAGAAATTTATCCATTGCTAAGCACTCCCTGATGGCTAAGCATATATTTAAGTATCTTAATTATGATGCTGCCATTTGGGTGGATATCCTGTTGTTGAAATATGGCAAGATTAACTTCTGGAAAGATCCCGCGCCGGCCAAGTGCTCTTGGTTCTTCCGTGGTCTTTTTAATTCTGCTGTGCACATTAAATCCCAGTGTAGGTTAATTAGCATCAATCCCTCCACAACATCTTTACTTTGGGATCCTTGGTGCTTCGATGTTCCAATTGCTTTTAAACCTACTTATGTTAATGTCAATGCTATTGCGGATGGagattttttatctttttctaacCTTATTGTGGATGACCAGTGGAATTTTGCTAATCTCAGCATGTTGTTCGGTTCTAACAATGTTTATAATGCAGTGAATTCCTCTTCTATTGATTCTGCTTCTACTAATCAGTGGGCCTAG
- the LOC120270317 gene encoding uncharacterized protein LOC120270317 — MEIFNIVMQADATAYTIWTSIENLICDNKKSRVIFLKAEFRNLVQGDMSITDYCGKLKTLADALGDVDQPISDEMLVLTTLHGLNKNYTTMATLLPMQTPFPSFIQACSLLLLEETCLANVAKKTAATFLMSAPSSISYNSNDGCKRGGCGNNSGRSGGGGCGDCSVYRCGRNWSGERGMSRGSSA, encoded by the coding sequence ATGGAGATCTTCAACATCGTGATGCAAGCTGATGCCACCGCTTATACCATATGGACAAGCATTGAGAACTTAATCTGTGATAATAAAAAGAGTCGCGTTATCTTTCTCAAGGCAGAGTTTCGCAATCTCGTCCAGGGTGACATGTCCATCACGGACTATTGCGGCAAGCTCAAGACACTCGCTGATGCTCTTGGTGATGTTGACCAACCCATCTCAGACGAGATGCTTGTTCTCACCACACTCCATGGACTGAACAAGAACTATACTACCATGGCCACCTTATTGCCCATGCAAACGCCATTTCCTTCCTTTATTCAGGCATGCTCCCTACTTTTGCTTGAAGAAACCTGTCTTGCTAATGTTGCCAAGAAGACCGCAGCCACTTTCCTTATGTCTGCGCCATCCTCCATCAGCTACAATTCCAACGATGGCTGTAAACGTGGTGGCTGTGGTAATAACAGCGGACGCAGCGGCGGGGGTGGATGTGGCGACTGTAGTGTCTATCGCTGCGGTCGTAATTGGAGCGGTGAACGTGGCATGAGTCGTGGCTCCAGCGCTTAA
- the LOC120270871 gene encoding heat stress transcription factor A-5 produces the protein MESAAAAATSGSAGGGPAPFLIKTYDMIDDSSTDDIVSWSSSHASFVVWNPPEFSARLLPLFFKHNNFSSFIRQLNTYGFRKIHPERWEFANEEFIQGQKHLLKNIHRRKPIHSHSHTPDQERAALEEEIDRLSREKTALQADLCRFRQQQPGMKSQLDGLDQRLHDMEQRQEKMISFIQRAIQNPTFMETLVKMAVAGSMDFSAIHKKRRLPNDNSYYDDHSTTSKNEVVGHVFHRYFSDKLKLELSPAISDCNLVSACTHSSNEDQESPVQHEKVMIEGLPLVPETVELSDTGTSFCSRKSVLFSSTVEDGDGLMPCHLNLTLASSSMQVDSNQFPSRTMSLEEHSAGNGSVLRMSNEERDEGFSREIRKNQDNLGDSGENQQSNNHAPAAPPALAATGRVNDVFWEQFLTERPGSSEVEEASSNARTNPSEEQLEERSPRNESMWKSTKDMEQLTL, from the exons ATGGAatccgccgccgccgccgctaCCTCCGGCTCCGCCGGCGGCGGCCCTGCCCCCTTCCTCATCAAGACCTACGACATGATCGACGACTCCTCCACCGACGACATCGTTTCCTGGAGCTCCTCCCACGCCAGCTTCGTCGTCTGGAACCCTCCCGAGTTCTCCGCCCGCCTCCTCCCTCTCTTCTTCAAGCACAACAACTTCTCTAGCTTCATCCGTCAGCTCAACACCTAC GGGTTCAGGAAGATCCATCCAGAGCGGTGGGAGTTCGCGAATGAGGAATTCATTCAAGGCCAGAAGCATCTGCTTAAGAATATTCACCGCCGGAAGCCGATCCACAGCCATAGCCATACGCCAGACCAAGAGCGGGCGGCGCTGGAGGAGGAGATCGATCGGCTTTCCCGTGAGAAGACCGCTCTCCAGGCTGATCTATGCCGATTCAGGCAGCAGCAGCCAGGGATGAAGTCCCAACTCGATGGTCTCGATCAACGACTCCATGATATGGAGCAGAGGCAGGAGAAGATGATCTCTTTCATCCAAAGAGCCATTCAAAACCCTACTTTTATGGAAACTCTTGTGAAGATGGCTGTTGCTGGGTCCATGGACTTCTCGGCGATTCACAAGAAGCGAAGGCTGCCCAATGATAATAGTTACTATGATGATCACAGTACTACTTCGAAGAATGAAGTTGTCGGGCATGTTTTTCATAGATATTTTAGTGATAAgttgaagttggagctctcccCGGCAATCTCTGATTGCAATCTGGTGTCTGCCTGCACGCATAGCTCGAATGAGGATCAGGAGAGCCCAGTACAGCATGAGAAAGTGATGATTGAGGGTCTCCCATTAGTGCCTGAGACCGTTGAGCTCTCTGACACTGGCACCTCCTTCTGTTCGAGGAAGAGTGTTTTATTCTCAAGCACGGTTGAGGATGGGGATGGGCTCATGCCATGCCATCTCAATCTCACTCTTGCATCTTCTTCAATGCAAGTGGATTCGAATCAGTTTCCGAGCAGGACTATGAGTTTGGAGGAGCATAGTGCTGGAAATGGCAGTGTACTGAGGATGAGCAATGAAGAAAGAGATGAGGGTTTTAGTAGAGAAATTAGGAAGAATCAGGATAATCTTGGTGATTCTGGGGAAAATCAACAGAGTAATAATCATGCTCCCGCTGCTCCTCCTGCTCTTGCTGCTACGGGAAGAGTGAATGATGTCTTCTGGGAGCAGTTCCTGACTGAAAGGCCCGGCTCTTCAGAAGTGGAGGAAGCAAGCTCTAATGCACGGACAAATCCTAGTGAAGAACAGCTTGAAGAGAGATCGCCCAGGAATGAAAGCATGTGGAAAAGCACGAAAGATATGGAGCAGCTGACCCTTTGA